ACCACTGCTACTGCCAATCTCGATTCTGGAAGGCAATTGCTGTAGTCTCGGTGCTGGAAGAACATACGATGCTCCTTTTTGTCCCATCAGAACTGTTTCTGCTGTTTTGGCTCTGTTCAAGGTATCAGCAAAATTAATCGGTCGTTTCACATTCACCAATGTACGTATCTCCAGATTCAATCTCTGAATGAACTGACTAGATATAGCTTCATCGTTTCTAGCCACGTGAGGGGCAAAACGCAACAAGATAAATAACTGAGCCAAATACTCATCAATACTCAAGTGACCCTGTCTCAGGTTTAAAAACTCTGCCTCTTTATCCTGTCTATATGTTAcggggaaaaatctttgatagaattcaacCTTAAAAATTTTCCACGTAATCACTGAACTACGCTGTTCCAGGGCTTCTTTAGTTACTAGCCACCATCTCCTTGCAATCTCCTGTAACTGGTtgccaatcagtttaactctacAATCATCTGTGAAACCAAgaaattcaaatagcatatcTATATCTTCAAGCCAATTCTCACAATCTACTAGcatctcagtacccttcagagttggaggttggaacgactgaaaccttTTCAACTGTGTTTCCATCGGAGTTTCTGATATATCTATCTGTTCAG
This genomic window from Primulina huaijiensis isolate GDHJ02 chromosome 7, ASM1229523v2, whole genome shotgun sequence contains:
- the LOC140981611 gene encoding uncharacterized protein — protein: METQLKRFQSFQPPTLKGTEMLVDCENWLEDIDMLFEFLGFTDDCRVKLIGNQLQEIARRWWLVTKEALEQRSSVITWKIFKVEFYQRFFPVTYRQDKEAEFLNLRQGHLSIDEYLAQLFILLRFAPHVARNDEAISSQFIQRLNLEIRTLVNVKRPINFADTLNRAKTAETVLMGQKGASYVLPAPRLQQLPSRIEIGSSSGEKKEQLKTRKKQFKKLGSGSSSSSGSSPSYTGVY